The Antedon mediterranea chromosome 11, ecAntMedi1.1, whole genome shotgun sequence genome window below encodes:
- the LOC140063027 gene encoding zinc metalloproteinase nas-13-like, with protein MSVDNALKDTSKRWPSGVVPYVINYQLNAYAKSQIQKAIDRYSAETCIKWVARTSESNYVKIVSKDGCYSSVGVVGGVQELSLGNGCYQSVGIIMHEMMHAIGFYHEQSRTDRDSYVSIQWQNIQDGMEYNFDSYPSSYIDDVGVSYDYNSIMHYDAYAFSKNGYETIIPYQSGANIGNRADFSSKDIDKINKYYECDGNGAGGGGGGGNKLPNVD; from the exons ATG AGTGTAGACAATGCTCTCAAAGATACTAGTAAAAGATGGCCCAGTGGTGTAGTTCCGTACGTTATAAATTACCAATTAA ATGCGTACGCTAAATCCCAAATTCAAAAGGCGATAGACAGATACAGCGCTGAGACCTGCATTAAATGGGTTGCCAGGACCTCTGAAAGCAATTATGTCAAGATTGTTTCAAAAGACGG TTGTTATTCATCTGTTGGTGTAGTAGGTGGTGTACAAGAATTATCGTTGGGTAACGGTTGCTACCAATCAGTTGGTATCATAATGCATGAGATGATGCACGCTATTGGCTTCTACCACGAACAAAGCAGAACTGATCGTGACAGTTACGTCTCAATCCAGTGGCAAAATATTCAAGATG GTATGGAATACAATTTCGACAGCTACCCATCATCTTATATTGACGACGTTGGCGTATCATATGATTACAATTCTATTATGCATTATGATGCGTACGCCTTCTCGAAGAATGGTTATGAAACAATTATACCATATCAAAGTGGAGCTAACATCGGAAACCGAGCCGATTTCAGCAGTAAAGACATTGATAAGATTAACAAGTACTATGAGTGTG ACGGTAACGGGGCAGGAGGAGGAGGGGGAGGTGGCA ATAAACTTCCTAACGTTGATTAA